The genomic region CGGAAGTCTTGTGTCATAGCGCCTTCCCGAATATCCGCTCCACTACTTGCAAGAGCTGCTGCACGCGGAACGGTTTCTCCACGCACGGGGCGTTGGTTTTGCGCAGCAGCGCGACCGTCTCTTCGTTCACCGTGTCACCGGTGACCAGGATCACGCGCTCGGCAAGGTGCGGACGATTGGTCACGATCCAGGCATGGACGTCTGCGCCGCTCACGCCGCCGGGAGTACGCATGTCAGTGAGCACGCCGCGATACTCGCCTTGTTCCAGCAACTTCAGCGCTTCCACGCCGGAGGCGGCCGCCACGATGGGATAGCCGCTGCGCTCCAGCGCCGCGCGCAGAAAGGCCATCACCGAAGGCTCATCTTCCACCACCAGGATGGGCAGCGCACGTGGTTTCGGGGCTGCGCTCATGCATGCGCTCCTGCGACCGCGGCCGCCGCCAGCGGCAGGCGCACCACGAAGGTCGCTCCCAGGCCATGGTCGTTGTTCGTGCAGCTGATCTCGCCGCCGTGCTCGCGCACGATGCCGTAGCAGATGCTCAGTCCGAGGCCGGTTCCCTTGCCCACTTCCTTGGTGGTGAAAAAGGGATCGAAGATGCGATCGGGATGCGCGACGCCGGCGCCGTTATCCGAGAAGCTCACGTCCACCATGCCGCTGCGCGCGCTGGTGACGACCTCGATCGCACCCCTGCGGCCCGTCTCGCGCACCGCATCGTAGGCGTTGTTCAGGATGTTAAGGAACACCTGCTGCAACTGGTGCGCGTCGCCCACGACCTCGGGCAGCTGCTCTTGCAGGCGCTCCACCACATCCACGCCGTGGCTGGAGAAATCGTAGGTACGCAAGTGGAGCGTGCGCTGCAAGATGGAATTCACGTCGATGGGTTTTCGCTCGGCCGGCTTGGGACGCGCAAAGCTCAGCAGGTTCTGCACGATCTGGCGCGTGCGCTGCGACTCCTGCACGATGACGAAGAGATCTTTCTTGGCGGATTCCGGCACGTCCTGCTGCTGCAGCAACAGGTCGGCAAATCCCATGATCGCGGTGAGCGGGTTATTGACCTCGTGCGCCACGCCAGAAACCAGTTGGCCAACGGCCGCCATCTTCTCCGCGTGCATGAGCTTGGCGTTGAGCATCGTGGCGTCGGTGATATCCGTCATCACCACCACGATGCTGGTGACGTTGCCTTGATCGTCGCGCAT from Acidobacteriota bacterium harbors:
- a CDS encoding response regulator gives rise to the protein MSAAPKPRALPILVVEDEPSVMAFLRAALERSGYPIVAAASGVEALKLLEQGEYRGVLTDMRTPGGVSGADVHAWIVTNRPHLAERVILVTGDTVNEETVALLRKTNAPCVEKPFRVQQLLQVVERIFGKAL